In a single window of the Magnetofaba australis IT-1 genome:
- a CDS encoding polysaccharide ABC transporter ATP-binding protein, producing the protein MSGANDKPAAIRVEGLWKRYGLPLGPVVHQALDRARQMVGVAPAHKELPWALQEIAFEVRSGETLGIIGRNGSGKSTLLKVLAGVTPPTRGTVEIIGSIFPMIELNAGIHMELTGRENIRLLAAVLGISSQRLRETMPKIEAFCELGEWLDRPVRMYSSGMLVRLGFAVGAHIDADILLMDEVMAVGDLSFYNKCVAYLEALREEGKCTLFVSHNMHRVRRMCDRVLLIDKGVPLFLGDTEEGLERYEEIIRNCRDTGSEGAHRNFDYFGVTLERAVYLRADGSPAEPCQQGEDVTLDLTLSVARPLAKPTFNIVLENMETVAVLWETHSPPDLKPGVHHLRVTWRDLRLKAGVYVTRVGIVAGSMDMKGFRASDCARLTMAGDALLRGILKPQVTIEHDVSDLPEAL; encoded by the coding sequence ATGAGCGGCGCCAACGACAAACCGGCGGCCATCCGCGTCGAGGGCTTGTGGAAGCGCTACGGCCTGCCGCTGGGCCCGGTGGTGCATCAGGCCCTGGACCGCGCCCGACAGATGGTCGGCGTCGCCCCCGCCCACAAAGAGCTGCCGTGGGCGTTGCAGGAGATCGCCTTTGAGGTGCGCTCCGGCGAGACCCTGGGCATCATCGGCCGCAACGGCTCGGGCAAATCCACCCTGCTCAAAGTCTTGGCGGGGGTCACGCCTCCGACGCGCGGCACTGTCGAGATCATCGGCTCCATCTTCCCCATGATCGAACTCAACGCCGGCATCCATATGGAGCTGACCGGACGTGAGAACATCCGCTTGCTGGCGGCGGTGCTGGGCATCTCGTCGCAGCGGCTGCGCGAGACCATGCCAAAAATCGAAGCCTTCTGTGAGCTGGGCGAGTGGCTCGACCGCCCCGTGCGCATGTACTCCAGCGGCATGCTGGTGCGCTTGGGCTTCGCCGTGGGCGCCCACATCGACGCCGACATCCTGCTCATGGATGAGGTCATGGCGGTGGGTGATTTGAGCTTCTATAACAAGTGCGTAGCCTACCTGGAAGCGTTGCGCGAAGAGGGCAAATGCACCCTCTTCGTGAGCCACAATATGCACCGGGTGCGGCGCATGTGCGACCGCGTGCTGCTCATCGACAAGGGCGTGCCGCTGTTCCTGGGCGATACCGAGGAGGGGCTGGAGCGGTATGAGGAGATCATCCGCAACTGCCGCGACACCGGCTCCGAAGGCGCCCACCGTAATTTTGACTACTTTGGCGTCACCCTGGAGCGCGCCGTCTATCTGCGCGCCGACGGCTCCCCCGCCGAGCCTTGCCAACAGGGCGAGGACGTCACCCTGGATCTGACCCTCAGCGTGGCGCGTCCGCTGGCCAAGCCCACCTTCAATATTGTGTTGGAGAATATGGAGACGGTGGCGGTGTTGTGGGAGACCCACAGTCCGCCCGATCTGAAACCGGGCGTACACCATCTGCGCGTCACCTGGCGCGATCTGCGTCTGAAGGCGGGGGTCTACGTCACTCGCGTGGGCATTGTCGCTGGATCCATGGATATGAAGGGCTTCCGCGCCAGCGACTGCGCCCGTCTGACCATGGCCGGGGACGCTCTCCTACGCGGCATACTCAAGCCGCAGGTGACCATTGAACACGACGTTTCCGATCTGCCGGAAGCGTTATGA
- a CDS encoding class I SAM-dependent methyltransferase, producing the protein MTDSAQRFSTDFRFANRSGKAEYVWRKYQSILTGRILDVGADHCRLKPFLPESAQYTGIGLGSDALDLQINLEREPLPYAERSFDTVLCLDVLEHLDNIYDVFDALCRVTDRYLILSLPNAWADFLTVLRDKPYQADGPFKFYGLPPEPPEDRHKWFFSWDEAERFVRVRGEKNGLQVAQIDSYSPHADYRAWDGYGIQGRLRAWARRMTLRPDIPPQNLLNGTLWAVLEKK; encoded by the coding sequence ATGACAGATTCCGCCCAACGTTTTTCCACCGACTTCCGCTTCGCCAACCGCAGCGGCAAGGCCGAATATGTGTGGCGCAAGTACCAGTCGATCCTCACCGGACGCATACTCGACGTGGGCGCCGATCACTGCCGCCTCAAGCCCTTCCTGCCGGAATCGGCCCAATACACCGGCATTGGCCTGGGCAGCGACGCTTTGGACCTGCAGATCAATCTGGAGCGCGAGCCCCTGCCCTACGCCGAGCGTTCGTTCGATACGGTGCTGTGTCTGGACGTGTTGGAGCATCTGGACAATATCTATGACGTGTTCGACGCCCTGTGTCGGGTCACCGATCGCTATCTGATCCTCTCCCTGCCCAACGCCTGGGCCGATTTCCTCACTGTGCTGCGGGACAAGCCCTATCAGGCCGATGGTCCGTTCAAATTCTACGGCCTGCCGCCGGAACCGCCGGAGGATCGCCACAAATGGTTCTTCTCGTGGGATGAGGCGGAGCGGTTTGTGCGCGTGCGCGGAGAGAAGAACGGCCTGCAGGTGGCGCAGATCGACAGCTACAGCCCACATGCGGACTATCGCGCGTGGGATGGCTATGGGATCCAAGGACGACTGCGCGCGTGGGCAAGACGCATGACGCTGCGCCCGGACATTCCGCCGCAGAATTTGCTCAATGGCACGCTGTGGGCGGTACTAGAGAAGAAGTGA